A section of the Rhizobium sp. SSA_523 genome encodes:
- a CDS encoding LacI family DNA-binding transcriptional regulator: MSNAAPATIEDVARLAEVSIATVSRAIHTPEKVAKTTRQRVNQAIAITGYTTNAMARSLRMGRSNMILVLAPDIGDPNFSSILIGIENEARGHGYGVLIGHTQNDPERGLDYLKFLNSNQAAGLVLFTGHEPFGHQELASRLPPTVAVFEPVFGAKVSYVGVDDTAGARKAAEYLLASGHRDIAFIGDSKTKLGHVRRRRGYDMALDAARIAPDRRIVIDGEGSVEAGRLAVEQLFMRDTLPSAFMCVNDATAVGVINGLAARGYDLPRDFSVIGFDDVPQATYLNPPLTTVRQPRSAIGRQAMALLLKQLAEPGGGSTEEILILPDLIVRGSVTSAMRSR; this comes from the coding sequence TTGTCGAACGCAGCGCCTGCCACGATCGAAGATGTTGCAAGGCTCGCGGAAGTCTCCATCGCGACGGTCAGCCGCGCCATCCATACGCCGGAAAAGGTCGCCAAGACGACGCGTCAGCGGGTGAACCAGGCCATCGCCATCACCGGCTATACGACGAATGCCATGGCGCGGTCGCTGCGCATGGGCCGGTCGAACATGATCCTGGTCCTGGCGCCGGATATTGGCGATCCGAACTTCTCCTCGATCCTGATCGGCATCGAGAACGAGGCGCGCGGCCATGGCTACGGCGTCCTGATCGGCCACACCCAGAACGATCCCGAACGCGGGCTCGATTACCTGAAATTCCTGAATTCCAATCAGGCCGCGGGGCTTGTCCTGTTCACCGGCCATGAGCCCTTCGGTCATCAGGAACTGGCAAGCCGCCTGCCGCCGACGGTGGCCGTCTTCGAGCCGGTCTTCGGCGCCAAGGTTTCCTATGTCGGGGTCGACGATACGGCAGGCGCCCGCAAGGCGGCGGAATATCTCCTGGCTTCCGGCCATCGCGACATTGCCTTTATCGGCGATTCCAAGACGAAGCTCGGCCATGTGCGCCGCCGCAGAGGCTATGACATGGCGCTCGATGCCGCGCGCATCGCGCCCGACCGCCGCATCGTGATCGACGGCGAAGGCTCGGTCGAGGCAGGGCGGCTCGCCGTCGAGCAATTGTTCATGCGCGATACGCTGCCGAGTGCCTTCATGTGCGTCAACGATGCCACCGCCGTCGGCGTCATCAATGGCCTGGCAGCCCGCGGCTATGACCTGCCGCGGGATTTTTCGGTGATCGGCTTCGACGACGTTCCGCAGGCCACCTATCTCAACCCGCCCCTGACGACCGTGCGCCAGCCGCGCTCGGCCATTGGCCGCCAGGCCATGGCGCTGCTTCTGAAGCAGTTGGCCGAGCCGGGCGGCGGCAGTACCGAGGAAATCCTCATCCTGCCGGACCTGATCGTGCGCGGCTCGGTCACCTCGGCCATGCGGTCGAGATGA
- the xylA gene encoding xylose isomerase: MTTGFFGNIETIKYEGPDSTNPLAFRHYNPDEIVLGKRLEDHLRFAVAYWHTFVWPGTDPFGGNTFERPWFEDTLDAARLKADVAFEFFQLLGVPYYCFHDADVRPEGKDFAENTKNLNAIVDHFARKQEETGVKLLWGTANLFSHRRYMSGAATNPDPDVFAFAAATVKTCIDATQKLGGENYVLWGGREGYETLLNTDLGRELDQMGRFLNLVVEYKHKIGFKGTILIEPKPQEPSKHQYDYDVATVYGFLKKYGLEHEVKVNVEQGHAILAGHSFEHELALANALGIFGSIDMNRNDYQSGWDTDQFPNNVPEMALAYYQVLAGGGFKTGGTNFDAKLRRQSLDAEDLLIGHIGGMDACARGLKAAAKMIEDKALSDPLGNRYAGWNQAENQKMLRGEESLEAIASRVESQNINPQPRSGKQELLENIVNRYV, encoded by the coding sequence ATGACCACAGGCTTTTTCGGAAATATCGAAACGATCAAATATGAAGGTCCGGACAGCACCAATCCGCTGGCCTTCCGTCACTACAACCCGGACGAGATCGTCCTGGGCAAGCGGCTGGAAGACCATCTGCGCTTTGCCGTCGCCTATTGGCATACCTTCGTCTGGCCGGGCACCGATCCCTTCGGCGGCAATACGTTCGAGCGGCCCTGGTTCGAGGATACGCTGGATGCCGCGCGGCTGAAGGCCGATGTCGCCTTTGAATTCTTCCAGCTTCTCGGCGTTCCCTATTACTGCTTCCACGATGCGGATGTCCGCCCGGAAGGCAAGGACTTCGCGGAGAACACCAAGAACCTCAACGCGATCGTCGATCACTTTGCCAGGAAGCAGGAGGAGACGGGCGTCAAGCTTCTCTGGGGAACGGCGAACCTGTTCTCGCATCGCCGCTATATGTCGGGTGCCGCCACCAATCCGGATCCGGATGTCTTTGCCTTTGCAGCAGCGACGGTGAAGACCTGCATCGACGCCACGCAGAAGCTCGGCGGCGAGAACTATGTCCTGTGGGGCGGCCGCGAAGGCTATGAAACCCTGCTCAACACCGATCTCGGCCGCGAACTGGACCAGATGGGCCGCTTCCTGAACCTCGTGGTGGAATACAAGCACAAGATTGGCTTCAAGGGCACCATCCTGATCGAGCCGAAGCCGCAGGAACCCTCGAAGCATCAGTATGATTACGATGTCGCCACGGTCTACGGCTTCCTGAAGAAGTACGGCCTGGAGCACGAGGTGAAGGTCAATGTCGAGCAGGGCCATGCCATTCTTGCCGGCCATTCCTTCGAACATGAACTGGCGCTGGCCAATGCGCTCGGCATTTTCGGCTCCATCGACATGAACCGCAATGACTATCAGTCCGGTTGGGATACCGACCAGTTCCCCAACAATGTGCCGGAAATGGCGCTGGCCTATTATCAGGTCCTGGCAGGCGGCGGCTTCAAGACGGGCGGCACGAATTTCGATGCCAAGCTGCGTCGCCAGTCGCTCGATGCCGAAGATCTGCTGATCGGCCATATTGGCGGCATGGACGCCTGCGCACGCGGCCTGAAGGCAGCGGCAAAGATGATCGAGGACAAGGCGCTCTCCGATCCGCTCGGCAACCGCTATGCCGGCTGGAACCAGGCGGAAAACCAGAAGATGCTGCGCGGCGAGGAAAGCCTGGAGGCCATTGCGTCGCGCGTGGAAAGCCAGAACATCAATCCGCAGCCGAGATCGGGCAAGCAGGAGCTTCTGGAAAATATCGTCAACCGCTACGTCTGA
- the xylB gene encoding xylulokinase produces MYLGLDLGTSGVKALLIDGDQRIIGSATGGLDVSRPHPGWSEQDPADWLRATEEAVQALKATHADALAAVRGIGLSGHMHGATLIGADDQVLRPCILWNDTRSYREAAQMDADPRFRAITGNIVFPGFTAPKLAWVKANEPDIFARIAKVLLPKDYLRLWLSGEHISEMSDSAGTSWLDTGRRAWSAELLAATELAEDQMPRLVEGTEPAGVLRAELAARWGMASGVVIAGGAGDNAASACGMGTVAEGQAFVSLGTSGVLFAANAAYLPKPESAVHAFCHALPQTWHQMGVILSATDALNWHAKVTGRSAGELSAEVGDVLHAPTGVTFLPYLSGERTPHNDATIRGAFIGLGHETDRAALTQAVMEGVSFAIRDSLEALKSAGTAMQRVTAIGGGSRSRYWLASIATALDMPVDIPADGDFGAAFGAARLGLIAATGAEPLSVCTAPKTAETVEPVASLRQAYDTAYHRYRALYPAIRGI; encoded by the coding sequence ATGTATCTTGGTCTTGATCTCGGCACTTCGGGCGTCAAAGCGCTGCTGATCGATGGCGACCAGCGCATCATCGGCTCTGCGACGGGCGGTCTGGATGTGTCGCGACCGCATCCGGGCTGGTCGGAGCAGGATCCGGCCGATTGGCTGCGGGCGACGGAAGAGGCAGTCCAGGCCCTCAAGGCCACCCATGCCGACGCGCTTGCGGCGGTGCGCGGCATCGGCCTTTCGGGGCACATGCACGGCGCCACGCTGATCGGCGCTGATGACCAGGTGCTGCGCCCCTGCATCCTGTGGAACGACACCCGGTCCTACCGGGAAGCGGCGCAGATGGATGCCGATCCCCGCTTCCGCGCCATTACCGGCAACATTGTCTTTCCGGGCTTTACCGCGCCCAAGCTTGCCTGGGTGAAGGCCAATGAGCCGGACATTTTCGCCCGGATCGCCAAAGTGCTCCTGCCGAAGGATTACCTGCGGCTCTGGCTCAGTGGCGAGCATATCTCCGAAATGTCGGATTCGGCCGGCACGTCCTGGCTGGACACGGGACGCCGCGCCTGGTCCGCCGAACTTCTCGCCGCGACGGAGCTGGCTGAGGATCAGATGCCGCGGCTGGTGGAAGGCACCGAACCGGCGGGCGTGCTGCGTGCCGAACTTGCGGCACGCTGGGGCATGGCAAGCGGTGTCGTGATTGCCGGCGGGGCCGGCGACAATGCCGCCTCGGCCTGCGGCATGGGCACCGTCGCCGAAGGCCAGGCCTTTGTCTCGCTCGGCACGTCCGGGGTTCTCTTCGCCGCCAATGCCGCCTACCTGCCGAAGCCGGAAAGCGCCGTGCACGCCTTTTGCCACGCGCTCCCGCAGACCTGGCACCAGATGGGTGTCATCCTGTCGGCAACGGATGCGCTCAACTGGCATGCCAAGGTCACCGGCCGGTCCGCCGGCGAACTGTCCGCCGAGGTCGGGGACGTGCTGCATGCGCCGACCGGCGTCACCTTCCTGCCCTATCTCTCGGGCGAGCGAACCCCGCACAATGACGCCACCATTCGCGGCGCCTTCATCGGGCTCGGCCATGAAACGGATCGGGCGGCGCTGACGCAGGCCGTGATGGAGGGCGTGAGCTTTGCCATTCGCGACAGTCTGGAGGCGCTGAAATCGGCCGGCACGGCCATGCAGCGCGTGACCGCCATCGGCGGCGGTTCGCGCTCGCGCTACTGGCTGGCCTCGATCGCCACGGCGCTGGACATGCCGGTGGACATCCCGGCCGACGGCGATTTCGGCGCCGCTTTCGGCGCTGCCCGCCTTGGGCTGATCGCCGCCACCGGCGCCGAGCCCTTGTCGGTCTGCACCGCTCCGAAGACGGCAGAGACCGTAGAGCCCGTCGCGTCGCTGCGCCAAGCCTATGACACGGCCTATCACCGCTACCGGGCGCTTTATCCGGCCATCCGGGGCATTTGA
- a CDS encoding LacI family DNA-binding transcriptional regulator, giving the protein MKPTVHDIAAYAGVSLATVDRVLNGRAGVRAVTRARVEEAVKALGFVRDLAAANLAKGRIYSFAFILPDNDNSFMRALRSEVEDAAGRGARERMQIRLHAVPAFDPQALTAALEQILAEAPDGVAFVAIDAPQVRNAADRLIEAGIAVVTLVSDLGTAHRRHFAGIDNMAAGRTAGTLISRFIGQRPGPVLALAGSLMVRDHRERLEGFFSVTHSVLGKGRLLPVVEGRDDPAVTERLVQEALARHPDLAGIYSAGAGNRGIIGALDRRLSAAPAGRERPVVILHELTPVTRDALSRDVIDAVLNQDPGHEVRSALRVLKAQVEGAAVIEAQERIRIDIFLKDNLP; this is encoded by the coding sequence ATGAAGCCGACAGTCCACGATATCGCAGCCTATGCCGGTGTCAGCCTGGCAACCGTCGACCGTGTTCTCAACGGCCGCGCCGGCGTGCGCGCGGTTACACGCGCGCGCGTCGAGGAGGCCGTCAAGGCGCTGGGCTTCGTGCGCGACCTCGCTGCCGCCAATCTTGCCAAGGGACGGATCTACAGCTTTGCCTTCATCCTGCCAGACAACGACAACTCCTTCATGCGGGCGCTGCGATCCGAAGTCGAAGATGCGGCCGGGCGCGGCGCGCGGGAGCGGATGCAGATCCGCCTGCATGCTGTTCCGGCCTTCGATCCGCAGGCGCTGACGGCGGCGCTGGAACAGATCCTGGCCGAAGCGCCCGACGGCGTGGCCTTTGTCGCGATCGACGCGCCGCAGGTGCGCAATGCCGCCGATCGCCTGATCGAGGCAGGCATTGCCGTGGTGACGCTGGTCTCGGATCTCGGCACCGCGCATCGGCGGCATTTCGCCGGCATCGACAATATGGCCGCCGGCCGCACCGCCGGCACGCTGATCAGCCGTTTCATCGGCCAGCGGCCCGGGCCCGTGCTGGCGCTGGCCGGCTCGCTGATGGTGCGCGATCACCGCGAACGGCTGGAGGGTTTTTTCAGCGTCACGCACAGTGTTCTGGGGAAGGGCCGGCTTCTGCCCGTCGTTGAGGGACGGGACGATCCCGCCGTGACGGAGCGGCTCGTCCAGGAGGCGCTAGCCCGCCATCCGGATCTGGCGGGTATCTACAGCGCCGGTGCCGGCAATCGCGGCATCATCGGCGCGCTGGATCGCCGGCTGTCCGCTGCGCCGGCCGGGCGGGAGCGGCCGGTGGTCATCCTGCATGAACTGACGCCCGTCACGCGCGATGCGCTCAGCCGGGACGTGATCGATGCCGTGTTGAACCAGGATCCCGGTCACGAAGTTCGCAGCGCTTTGCGCGTGCTGAAGGCGCAGGTCGAAGGCGCTGCGGTGATCGAGGCGCAGGAACGCATCCGCATCGACATATTCTTGAAGGACAATCTGCCCTGA
- a CDS encoding DHA2 family efflux MFS transporter permease subunit: MAATTATAGAIPADPPMDRRKLIAFFAMVVGMFMSILDIQIVSASLSEIQAGLSAGSDEIAWVQTSYLIAEVIMIPLSGTLARILSTRVLFTLCAGGFTLASALCATATNIEQMIFYRALQGFIGGGMIPSVFAAAFTIFPPSKRSVVSPIIGLIATLAPTIGPTVGGYLSNAFSWHWLFLVNIVPGIFVTVLAWSFIDFDKPQHQLMKRFDWWGLASMAIFLGSLEYVLEEGNNKDWFSDEHIVMGTLAMVIGAVVFFWRAFRVDFPVVDLKAFTNRNFAFGSLFSFIMGVGLYGLTYIYPLYLARIRGYDALMIGETMFVSGLAMFFTAPVAGILSSRLDPRVMMAIGFFGFATGTYMVTGLTADWDFYELLVPQILRGCSLMLCMVPINNVALGTLPPQRIQNASGLYNLTRNLGGAVGLAIINTMLTQRTDEHYARLSEHVNYGNPAALDWMDSVGANYSSYGMDGASVALSKLAGMVHQQATIMSFIDVFMGLTILFGSLILLVSLISKPQAAPPAGGGH, translated from the coding sequence ATGGCTGCCACCACTGCCACGGCCGGCGCCATTCCAGCCGATCCGCCGATGGACAGGCGCAAGCTCATCGCGTTTTTCGCGATGGTCGTCGGCATGTTCATGTCGATCCTCGACATCCAGATCGTCTCGGCCTCCCTCTCGGAGATCCAGGCGGGCCTGTCGGCCGGGTCGGATGAGATCGCCTGGGTGCAGACCTCCTATCTGATCGCCGAGGTCATCATGATCCCGCTCTCGGGAACGCTGGCGCGGATCCTGTCGACGCGCGTGCTGTTCACGCTTTGCGCCGGCGGCTTCACGCTCGCCTCGGCGCTCTGCGCGACCGCCACCAATATCGAGCAGATGATCTTCTATCGCGCCTTGCAGGGCTTTATCGGCGGCGGCATGATCCCCTCGGTCTTTGCCGCGGCCTTCACCATCTTCCCGCCCTCCAAGCGATCCGTCGTCTCGCCGATCATCGGACTGATCGCCACGCTCGCGCCGACCATCGGGCCGACCGTCGGCGGCTATCTCAGCAATGCCTTTTCCTGGCACTGGCTGTTCCTGGTCAATATCGTGCCGGGCATTTTCGTCACCGTGCTCGCCTGGAGCTTCATCGATTTCGACAAGCCGCAGCACCAGCTGATGAAACGCTTCGACTGGTGGGGGCTGGCCTCCATGGCGATCTTCCTCGGCTCGCTCGAATATGTCCTGGAGGAAGGCAACAACAAGGACTGGTTCAGCGACGAGCACATCGTCATGGGAACGCTCGCCATGGTGATCGGCGCCGTGGTGTTCTTCTGGCGTGCCTTCAGGGTCGATTTTCCCGTGGTGGACCTGAAGGCCTTCACCAACCGAAACTTCGCCTTCGGCTCGCTCTTCTCCTTCATCATGGGCGTCGGCCTGTACGGGCTGACCTATATCTACCCGCTGTATCTTGCCCGCATCCGCGGCTACGACGCGCTGATGATCGGCGAGACCATGTTCGTCTCCGGCCTCGCAATGTTCTTCACCGCGCCCGTTGCCGGCATCCTGTCCAGCAGGCTGGATCCGCGCGTCATGATGGCCATCGGTTTCTTCGGCTTTGCAACCGGAACCTATATGGTCACCGGGCTTACGGCGGATTGGGACTTCTACGAGCTGCTCGTGCCGCAGATCCTGCGCGGCTGCTCGCTGATGCTGTGCATGGTGCCGATCAACAATGTGGCGCTCGGCACGCTTCCACCGCAGCGCATCCAGAACGCATCGGGCCTTTACAATCTGACGCGCAATCTCGGCGGGGCGGTCGGGCTTGCAATCATCAATACCATGCTGACGCAGCGGACGGACGAGCATTATGCGAGGCTTTCCGAACATGTGAATTACGGAAACCCGGCAGCGCTCGACTGGATGGACAGCGTCGGCGCAAATTATTCCTCCTACGGCATGGATGGAGCAAGCGTGGCGCTGTCGAAACTGGCCGGCATGGTGCACCAGCAGGCAACCATCATGTCCTTCATCGATGTCTTCATGGGGCTCACCATCCTGTTCGGCTCCTTGATCCTGCTGGTCAGCCTGATTTCCAAGCCGCAGGCCGCACCGCCCGCCGGGGGAGGTCACTAG
- a CDS encoding HlyD family secretion protein — protein sequence MTVSSNSGSLRVVAKDEAPGADLDARTDVPVSEKPSAPAASGTDAKSAEPPAKKKKRSPILPVLLLAMLAGGGWYGYNWWTDGRFLISTDDAYVQGDIAVISPKVSGYVEKVNVVENQTVKAGDPLVTLDQGDYQIALEQAKANVESARLAVSRIDAQIAGGEASVKQSQAQLGALQAALRGAEITKKRAAELAAKSVGTTAELDNAQIALEQAQANLAAGEAAVTSAQANIELLKAQRNEAVNTIRLQELAVDQAERNLSFTILKAPYDGTIGNLSVQTGDLVSSGKRLASLVPLSDLYVDANFKETQIGQIVPGSKVRLHVDAFDGDTVMGTVQSIAPASGSVFSLLPPENATGNFTKVVQRVPVRIAIPREELERGHLRAGLSVVADVDMRTAPNRNAALAGR from the coding sequence ATGACAGTCTCGTCCAATTCAGGCTCGCTGCGCGTCGTGGCGAAAGACGAAGCCCCCGGTGCGGATCTGGATGCGCGCACGGACGTCCCGGTCAGCGAAAAGCCCTCGGCTCCTGCCGCCTCGGGAACGGATGCCAAGTCCGCCGAGCCGCCTGCCAAGAAGAAGAAGCGCAGTCCGATCCTGCCGGTGCTGCTTCTGGCCATGCTCGCCGGCGGTGGCTGGTACGGGTATAACTGGTGGACCGATGGTCGGTTCCTGATCTCGACCGACGACGCCTATGTCCAGGGAGACATCGCCGTCATTTCTCCAAAAGTCTCCGGCTATGTCGAGAAGGTGAATGTCGTCGAGAACCAGACGGTCAAGGCGGGCGATCCGCTGGTGACGCTGGACCAGGGCGATTATCAGATCGCGCTCGAACAGGCGAAGGCCAATGTGGAAAGTGCTCGTCTGGCCGTGTCGCGCATCGATGCGCAGATTGCGGGCGGCGAAGCAAGCGTGAAGCAGTCGCAGGCACAGCTCGGCGCGCTGCAGGCCGCCTTGAGGGGGGCCGAGATCACCAAGAAGCGGGCTGCGGAGCTGGCGGCCAAGAGTGTCGGAACGACCGCCGAACTGGATAATGCCCAGATCGCCCTGGAACAGGCACAGGCCAATCTCGCGGCCGGCGAAGCCGCCGTCACCTCGGCGCAGGCCAATATCGAGCTCTTGAAGGCGCAGCGCAACGAGGCCGTCAATACCATCCGCCTGCAGGAGCTGGCCGTCGACCAGGCAGAGCGCAATCTCAGCTTCACCATTCTCAAGGCGCCCTATGACGGCACCATCGGCAATTTGTCGGTGCAGACCGGTGATCTGGTGTCGAGCGGCAAGCGCCTCGCATCGCTCGTGCCGCTGAGTGATCTCTATGTGGATGCCAATTTCAAGGAAACGCAGATCGGCCAGATCGTGCCGGGCTCGAAGGTTCGCCTGCATGTCGATGCATTCGACGGCGATACGGTGATGGGAACGGTGCAGTCGATCGCCCCGGCCTCCGGCTCCGTCTTCTCGCTGCTGCCGCCGGAAAACGCCACAGGCAATTTCACCAAGGTGGTGCAGCGCGTCCCCGTGCGGATCGCCATTCCCCGGGAAGAGCTTGAGCGCGGTCACCTCAGGGCCGGCCTCAGCGTCGTCGCCGATGTCGATATGCGCACGGCGCCCAACCGGAACGCGGCCCTGGCCGGCCGCTGA
- a CDS encoding TetR/AcrR family transcriptional regulator yields the protein MLENKCPRSGAALAAGRFAAGEDPAKREQILDGAKRVFMRLGFDAASMNDITREAGVSKGTIYVYFQNKDDLFAAIMERERTRLAESMRDILDGSEEVEDGLYRFGVAFAERVTSHETISAMRTMISVAPRMPILSQRFFQDDSMNIRFFLERFLIRQIARGVLRMDDVSQAARHFLELSTGTFMKMRLFGHMAQPPSRAEIEKQINSAVRLFMAGYGASPDHARPA from the coding sequence ATGCTGGAGAACAAGTGTCCGCGCTCCGGGGCAGCCTTGGCCGCAGGGCGGTTTGCCGCCGGCGAGGACCCGGCAAAGCGCGAACAGATCCTGGATGGCGCGAAGCGGGTCTTTATGCGCCTCGGCTTCGACGCGGCCAGCATGAACGACATTACCCGCGAGGCCGGCGTCTCGAAGGGGACGATCTATGTCTATTTCCAGAACAAGGATGATTTGTTCGCCGCCATCATGGAACGCGAGCGCACGAGGCTTGCCGAATCCATGCGCGATATCCTGGATGGCAGCGAGGAAGTGGAGGACGGTCTCTACCGCTTCGGCGTCGCATTTGCCGAGCGGGTGACCAGTCATGAGACGATATCGGCCATGCGAACCATGATCAGCGTGGCGCCGCGCATGCCGATCCTGTCGCAACGCTTCTTCCAGGATGATTCCATGAATATCCGCTTCTTTCTGGAGCGCTTCCTCATCCGCCAGATCGCCCGCGGCGTGCTGAGAATGGATGACGTTTCCCAGGCGGCGCGTCACTTCCTCGAATTATCGACCGGAACCTTCATGAAGATGCGCCTGTTCGGGCACATGGCGCAGCCGCCTTCCAGGGCCGAAATCGAAAAGCAGATCAACAGCGCCGTGCGCCTGTTCATGGCAGGCTACGGAGCATCGCCCGATCACGCGCGGCCCGCTTGA
- a CDS encoding TerC family protein → MQDIVQLVQDPAAWVALVTLVVMEVVLGIDNLIFISILTNKLPAEHRERARKIGIGLALVMRLALLGTVAWIVQLTTPVFEAFGHGFSWKDMILIAGGLFLVWKATKEIHHSVDLQDHKEDMVGGVATTTFASAIGQILLLDLVFSIDSIITAVGMTPHLPIMIIAVVAAVTVMLVAATPLANFIEKNPTIVMLALAFLLMIGTTLIADGMGFHVPKGYIYAAMAFSALVEVLNMFARNARQRKREAGQSGGTVH, encoded by the coding sequence ATGCAGGATATCGTACAGCTTGTTCAGGATCCGGCCGCCTGGGTCGCTCTTGTCACTCTCGTCGTCATGGAGGTCGTCCTCGGGATCGACAATCTGATCTTCATTTCGATCCTTACCAACAAGCTGCCCGCGGAACATCGCGAAAGAGCCCGCAAGATCGGCATCGGCCTTGCGCTCGTGATGCGCCTCGCTCTGCTCGGCACGGTCGCCTGGATCGTCCAGCTGACGACGCCCGTCTTCGAGGCTTTCGGTCACGGCTTCTCATGGAAGGACATGATCCTGATCGCCGGCGGTCTCTTCCTCGTCTGGAAGGCGACCAAGGAAATCCACCACAGCGTCGACCTGCAGGACCACAAGGAAGACATGGTCGGCGGCGTGGCCACCACGACCTTCGCTTCCGCCATCGGCCAGATCCTCCTGCTCGATCTGGTCTTCTCCATCGACAGCATCATCACCGCCGTGGGCATGACGCCGCATCTGCCGATCATGATCATCGCGGTTGTCGCCGCCGTCACCGTGATGCTGGTCGCCGCCACGCCGCTGGCCAATTTCATCGAGAAGAACCCCACCATCGTCATGCTGGCGCTGGCCTTCCTGCTGATGATCGGCACGACGCTGATTGCCGACGGCATGGGCTTCCATGTGCCCAAGGGCTATATCTACGCCGCCATGGCCTTTTCCGCCCTGGTCGAGGTGCTGAACATGTTCGCCCGCAATGCGCGACAGCGCAAGCGCGAGGCAGGCCAGAGCGGCGGCACCGTCCACTAG
- a CDS encoding SLC13 family permease yields MTSQQILAFCVIAGMMAVFIWDRYRYDLVACCALVVAVAVGVVPFEHAFSGFSDDIVIIVGSALVVSAGVARSGVVDMAIKKFFPNLGSMRAQLALLMIVVAILSAFIKNIGALAIMMPVAFQFARRAGVSPSRYLMPMAFSALLGGLMTQIGTSPNIVVSRLRAEMTGTSFTMFDFTPVGGILTLVGVTFLMFFYWLVPERRKQSLNIEEAVEISNYASEAMVTAQSTVAGRPLSELLKLGDGELVATAVLRGPTRMSPFPDLILREEDSVVLEGRSAVLERVISGAKLKLSGKAIYEGGRTQQDLVSIEAVISRQSVLAGLSVRDLALSYTRGVNLLAVSRRGERLRERLRDLALQEGDVIVLQGGRKTLPVVLQDLALLPLAHQEIMLGTQRKALIPIAILAVAMIATALGYAPVAIAFFAAALGMALFGAVPLNDLYKAVDGPILVMLGALIPVSDSLRTTGGSELIAGWLGEVAHNLPPFGALALIMLTAMAVTPFLNNAATVLVMGPIAVSFATTLGFRPEAFLMAVAIGAGSDFLTPVGHQCNTLVMGPGGYRFSDYPRLGLPLSFLIVAVSVPALMWFWPLS; encoded by the coding sequence ATGACCAGCCAGCAAATTCTCGCCTTCTGTGTGATCGCCGGCATGATGGCGGTCTTCATCTGGGATCGTTACCGCTATGATCTCGTTGCATGTTGCGCGCTGGTGGTTGCCGTCGCGGTCGGTGTCGTTCCGTTCGAACACGCATTTTCCGGCTTTTCCGATGACATCGTCATCATCGTCGGCAGCGCGCTTGTCGTCAGTGCCGGTGTCGCGCGCTCCGGCGTCGTCGACATGGCGATCAAGAAATTCTTCCCCAATCTCGGCTCGATGCGGGCGCAGCTCGCCCTGCTGATGATCGTCGTGGCCATCCTGTCGGCCTTCATCAAGAATATCGGCGCGCTGGCCATCATGATGCCGGTCGCCTTCCAGTTCGCGCGAAGGGCCGGCGTCTCTCCCTCCCGCTATCTGATGCCCATGGCCTTCTCCGCCCTTCTCGGCGGCCTGATGACGCAGATCGGCACCTCGCCCAATATCGTTGTCTCGCGGCTGAGGGCGGAAATGACCGGCACCTCCTTCACCATGTTCGACTTCACGCCGGTCGGCGGCATCCTCACACTGGTGGGGGTCACCTTCCTGATGTTCTTCTATTGGCTGGTTCCGGAACGGCGCAAGCAGTCGCTGAACATCGAGGAAGCCGTGGAGATTTCCAATTACGCATCCGAGGCCATGGTGACCGCACAATCGACCGTTGCCGGTCGTCCCTTGAGCGAATTGCTGAAGCTGGGCGATGGCGAACTCGTGGCGACCGCCGTTCTGCGCGGCCCGACCCGCATGTCGCCCTTTCCCGACCTGATCCTGCGCGAGGAGGATTCCGTCGTGCTCGAGGGACGCTCGGCCGTCCTCGAACGGGTCATTTCGGGAGCGAAGCTGAAGCTCTCGGGCAAGGCGATCTATGAAGGCGGGCGCACGCAGCAGGATCTGGTTTCGATCGAGGCGGTCATCTCGCGGCAATCCGTCCTGGCCGGGCTTTCGGTGCGCGATCTGGCCTTGTCCTATACCCGCGGCGTCAACCTGCTCGCGGTCAGCCGCCGGGGTGAGAGACTGCGCGAACGCCTGCGCGATCTCGCCCTGCAGGAAGGCGACGTGATCGTGCTGCAGGGCGGCCGCAAGACCCTGCCGGTTGTCCTGCAGGACCTGGCGCTTCTGCCGCTTGCGCATCAGGAAATCATGCTCGGCACGCAGCGCAAGGCGCTGATCCCGATCGCCATCCTGGCGGTGGCGATGATTGCCACGGCGCTGGGCTATGCGCCGGTCGCCATCGCTTTCTTCGCGGCAGCGCTGGGCATGGCACTGTTCGGCGCCGTGCCGCTCAACGATCTCTACAAGGCGGTGGACGGCCCCATTCTGGTGATGCTGGGCGCACTCATCCCGGTCTCCGACAGCCTGCGCACGACCGGCGGCAGCGAGTTGATCGCCGGCTGGCTCGGCGAAGTGGCGCACAACCTACCGCCCTTCGGCGCGCTGGCATTGATCATGCTGACCGCCATGGCCGTCACGCCCTTTCTCAACAATGCGGCAACCGTGCTCGTGATGGGCCCGATCGCCGTCAGCTTCGCCACCACGCTGGGATTTAGGCCGGAAGCCTTCCTGATGGCGGTGGCGATCGGCGCCGGTTCGGATTTCCTCACCCCCGTCGGGCATCAATGCAACACGCTGGTCATGGGGCCGGGCGGCTACCGCTTCTCCGATTATCCGAGGCTTGGCCTGCCGCTGTCCTTCCTGATCGTGGCGGTCAGCGTGCCGGCCTTGATGTGGTTCTGGCCGCTCAGCTAG